The following coding sequences lie in one Synechococcus sp. PCC 7336 genomic window:
- a CDS encoding cation-translocating P-type ATPase, whose translation METQQLQLRGMSCASCASTIEQAIQSVPGIIECNVNFATERAAVKFDNRQTSLKQIQQAVADAGYAAEPLRQAGASEDDPEKAAREAEQNDLRRKVVVGSVMSVLLILGDLPDMTGLNLPGIPIWLGHPWVQFVLATPVMVWCGKNVFVGAWKAFKLHTADMNTLVAVGTGVAYLYSIFVTVFPDVLSSQGLSAQAYYEIAAVIMTLILLGRFLENRAKGMTSEAIRKLMGLQAKTARVIRAGRELDIPLEEVVVGDAILVRPGEKIPVDGTVIEGSSAVDESMVTGESVPVMKRADDDVIGATINKTGSFKFQAARVGKDTVLAQIVELVQQAQGSKAPIQQLADRVTGWFVPVVIAIAIATFVIWFNLMGNVTLAMLTTVGVLIIACPCALGLATPTSIMVGTGKGAENGILIKSADSLELAHKLQAIVLDKTGTLTQGQPAVTDFQTLNGNDLKLLRWVAAAERNSEHPLAEAVVQFARARQVSLPEARNFNAVAGSGVEANVEGQWVQVGTERWFGELGIDIQPLQRRKQQWESEGKTAVLVAVNGQVQGLIGIADTLKSSSAAAVKALQQMGLQVVMLTGDNKRTAEAIAQQVGITRVFAEVRPGQKAAKVKSIQEEGKIVAMVGDGINDAPALAQADVGIAIGTGTDVAIAASDVTLISGDLQGIVTAIQLSHATMRNIKENLFFAFIYNVAGIPIAAGVLFPLLGWLLNPVIAGAAMAFSSVSVLTNALRLRNFQPKTTL comes from the coding sequence AATTCAGCAAGCAGTCGCAGATGCCGGATATGCAGCAGAACCCCTGCGGCAAGCTGGGGCCAGTGAAGACGATCCAGAGAAAGCAGCTCGCGAGGCAGAACAGAACGATTTAAGGCGCAAAGTGGTTGTTGGAAGCGTGATGAGTGTACTACTGATTTTAGGAGACCTTCCCGATATGACAGGTTTGAACCTGCCTGGGATACCGATCTGGTTGGGTCATCCTTGGGTGCAGTTCGTATTAGCGACGCCAGTGATGGTCTGGTGCGGAAAAAACGTTTTTGTGGGGGCTTGGAAAGCCTTCAAGCTACATACTGCCGACATGAATACTCTGGTGGCCGTGGGCACCGGAGTAGCGTACCTCTATTCGATATTTGTCACGGTTTTTCCAGATGTCTTGAGCTCTCAAGGTCTGTCGGCGCAAGCTTATTACGAAATAGCTGCGGTCATCATGACATTGATTTTGCTAGGACGTTTTCTAGAAAACCGTGCCAAGGGTATGACCTCGGAAGCAATTCGGAAACTGATGGGTCTACAGGCAAAAACGGCTCGCGTTATCCGCGCAGGTCGAGAGCTCGATATCCCGCTAGAGGAGGTTGTGGTTGGAGATGCAATCTTAGTCCGTCCAGGTGAAAAAATTCCTGTGGATGGAACGGTCATCGAAGGGTCTTCTGCTGTAGACGAATCGATGGTGACGGGTGAGTCCGTACCCGTGATGAAGCGAGCTGACGACGACGTGATTGGCGCGACTATCAATAAAACAGGCAGTTTTAAGTTCCAGGCTGCGCGAGTGGGCAAGGACACCGTGTTAGCTCAGATAGTCGAGTTAGTCCAGCAAGCTCAGGGCTCAAAAGCCCCCATTCAACAGTTGGCCGATCGGGTAACCGGTTGGTTTGTCCCTGTGGTGATTGCGATCGCGATCGCCACCTTCGTCATCTGGTTCAACCTTATGGGGAATGTCACCCTGGCGATGCTGACCACTGTGGGCGTACTGATTATCGCTTGTCCTTGTGCATTAGGCTTGGCGACTCCCACATCCATCATGGTGGGGACGGGCAAGGGCGCAGAGAATGGCATCTTAATTAAGAGTGCCGACAGCTTGGAACTGGCCCATAAACTTCAGGCGATTGTGCTGGACAAAACGGGAACCCTGACGCAGGGTCAGCCCGCCGTCACTGATTTCCAGACGCTGAACGGGAATGATTTAAAACTGCTGCGCTGGGTTGCTGCTGCAGAGCGGAATTCCGAACATCCCCTCGCGGAAGCAGTGGTTCAATTCGCTCGGGCTCGACAAGTGAGCCTGCCAGAAGCGCGGAACTTTAATGCCGTTGCTGGGAGTGGCGTTGAAGCCAACGTGGAAGGTCAGTGGGTGCAAGTCGGTACAGAACGCTGGTTTGGAGAGTTGGGGATCGATATCCAACCTTTGCAGAGGCGCAAACAACAGTGGGAGTCGGAGGGAAAGACGGCGGTTTTGGTAGCCGTTAACGGTCAAGTACAGGGGCTAATCGGGATTGCCGATACCCTCAAATCATCTTCTGCTGCTGCGGTGAAGGCTTTACAACAGATGGGATTGCAAGTGGTGATGCTGACAGGCGACAACAAACGCACTGCTGAGGCGATCGCTCAACAGGTGGGCATTACGCGAGTGTTTGCTGAAGTCCGTCCGGGCCAGAAGGCTGCCAAAGTGAAATCAATTCAGGAAGAAGGCAAGATTGTAGCGATGGTGGGAGACGGCATTAACGATGCCCCTGCGCTGGCCCAAGCTGATGTGGGCATTGCCATTGGTACGGGGACAGATGTGGCGATCGCCGCAAGCGATGTCACGCTCATCTCTGGAGATCTACAGGGGATTGTGACTGCTATTCAGCTCAGCCACGCCACGATGAGAAACATTAAAGAAAATCTCTTCTTTGCCTTTATTTATAACGTCGCTGGCATTCCGATTGCTGCCGGGGTTCTCTTTCCCCTCTTGGGCTGGCTGCTCAATCCTGTGATTGCTGGAGCTGCAATGGCATTTAGTTCAGTGTCTGTGCTGACGAATGCCTTGCGCTTGCGTAATTTCCAACCCAAAACCACCTTATAG
- a CDS encoding cupredoxin domain-containing protein yields the protein MATGTAVAQISEPTSPPTEESRRADRSTSSKIAVTLGGLALIGAELWWFQFSKTKARQAEVKQGVQEIEIAVDGGYSPNQIVVIACQPVRLSFFRKDPSSCLEKVILPDFHRAVDLHLHQTTPVEFTPEQPGEYSFHCGMNMFRGTVVVREQTADDRTAPKVSSNGQVRADSEK from the coding sequence GTGGCTACCGGTACTGCCGTTGCACAAATATCCGAGCCTACTTCACCACCCACTGAGGAATCTCGCCGTGCCGATCGATCTACATCAAGTAAAATTGCTGTCACTCTAGGAGGTTTAGCATTAATTGGTGCAGAGTTATGGTGGTTCCAGTTCAGTAAGACTAAAGCTCGACAAGCCGAAGTGAAGCAGGGGGTACAAGAAATTGAGATCGCCGTTGATGGCGGCTACTCGCCCAATCAGATTGTCGTCATAGCCTGTCAACCCGTTCGGCTTAGTTTTTTTCGTAAAGACCCCAGCAGTTGCCTCGAAAAGGTCATCCTGCCCGATTTTCACCGCGCAGTAGATTTGCATCTCCATCAAACAACACCCGTGGAATTTACCCCAGAGCAGCCTGGAGAGTACTCTTTCCACTGCGGCATGAATATGTTTCGGGGGACTGTGGTCGTTCGCGAACAGACGGCAGACGATCGCACTGCGCCAAAAGTCTCTTCAAACGGCCAAGTTCGAGCTGATTCAGAAAAATGA